ggctgtagaattcaattggattcatctaaaaaggtatgtctataaacttgagaaatatttgtgcttttatttgtttagataacttataattattcacgtacctttcttatcgttcctttctacctaacttgatatgtgtttaaggttcttaaacgtttgggtttgaaaacattagttcgggatgtttggacttcatggtacacataccaagtatgcataacatcatttaaagcCAAAAtataggggtttaagttcgcaaaccctgtcttcatactgctccaggatacgaaaattcgtttgcaaacccgtctgcatacttgacgtcgatattcggtaaacttgttttggtcgtaacttcttcgttctAATTCgtattgacctcattatttttgcactaTCTTactctttgaattatattcaaattGGAGATgacaaaccttgaatttggatgagttaagattggtatttgtcctgactcttgtttttgagtattttgctccgtttcgttgcacttgttccttttctcttgaacttgggcacttggattcttggagtactactcttctaagctaatttgtagattttacaagaatgttgttggtgaatcacaaagaaggaagttcaataatggaaagtagtacgcagtgctatggaattcttgaatgttcacaatcattctatgtgaactatggtgcatggtcgttattgactttatatctcaatctctcgatttgatctttactcaagcaaatagaaatatgtgagtctttatcaaagagagataacttgtatggtaccaaagaccaatatccaaggatcaatcaactacaatcaacgaccaaaagttggattagagaagttgatgatcttaacgcacaacctgtattatttcaattatataaaatataatgcggaaaagaaataacacagacaccagaaattttgttaacgaggaaactgcaaatgcagaaagaccccgggacctagtccagattgaatacacactgtattaagccgctacagacactagcctactgcaaactaacttcggactggactatagttgaaccccaatcagtctcccaccgatccaaggtacagttgcactcctacgcctctgatcccagcaggatactacgtacttgatttccttagctgatctcacccacaaccaagagttgctacgacccaaaatcgcagacttgataataaacaaatctgtctcacacaaaaaagtctatcaaaggataaatctgtctcccacagataaaccctagttttgttccgtcttttgatataaaatcaaggtgaacaggaaccaattgataatctggtcttatattcccgaagaacaacctagattaatcaatcacctctctacaatccttcctgtctacacaagcggattgtcgaggaatcacaaacagtgagacgaagatgtttgtgacttctttatcttgcctatcggagaactctcacgatctcaatccaatcaatcgattgtactcgtacgatagaagatgcaagataagatcacacaactacgataaagtagtatcggtctggcttcacaatcccaatgaagtctttaagtcgttaacctgattttagagaagaaaatcaaaggttaatggagatcgactctagcggacgcactagtagcacacagacgtgtatggattagttttgcacaatgctagatgtctcctttatatagctttcaaatcagggttttgccttaattacaaagcaatccttattcaccgttagatgaaacctgatttagattcaagctaatatttctcaaccgttagatcgaaaaacctagcttgtcacacacacttgggtaaacatttactgggttcgtgaaaatcatgcccaaacgtgtacgtgtatgttggttcaacatagtaacccaaaaggttaaccatataaggatttcatattaaccatgttcttcttcaccataactagttcaattgactcaattaactagttaaagagttgttcaattgctatgagatcttatgtaactgcacaagacacaattgaaacaaagatgattcgattcgattgaatcggctcatgaacattatatccacggtttgcataaagcattccttagtaatttaatgtttcatgttcagagcacatatttagatcataacctcttaagttcacaaacaagttcgcggacttaagttaatcggttgagttttccaaaatcagcagaaattctcggaaagagaacctccgccagttcgcggaatgatttctcggactaagcacacaaacgagttttggaaaatccagcagaaattctcggtcgagaacttccgtcagttcgcggactgagtctgcggactgggttcgcagacttggcaagccaattcaacaatcctcctgatttctcttgatcaacaaagttcgaaaacttcggttcaaggaatacatggttatgtaatctaaactataaTTTCAATTATTGAGACATCTTAGAGGAcgatatgtagccgttattcacagaccgattcacgtcagagcaattctcaaagtgattgaaacttttcatgactttcgtcagtagGTGAAGATAAagttgatcaaagcgaaacgctttaccaacacatgatttcgagatatagataggcgagatatactcggctcgaaatatcaaatgtgtatgatctagtctatatagcatgcgacttttgtctcataagaagtaggagatagaagagatagacttttgagtgatagataagttcaagtctccatatacctttttgttgatgaagttccccggttccttgtatagatcttcgtcgttgtatgatgaatcaccatgaagtccttgagctcaactacacttttctatcctagtctgagacttagctatgcaggctagaaatcaagacttatagttttgatcactatcattgacaaacatgcttgatatagcaacgcatgcgaggtcgaccgagatatgctctaacaaatttgattgagtttttggatataaaaatcattcatatggttttggtgtccaataaaaatccttcttttctcttgaaattaaggtcgctcgttgttgttctttcgggaatgacatcaaatgggggagagttcttttgaacttgtgcttaatggtcatatcttgaggggtgtgcggctgtggaattttagaggggttatcttgtatctttaaactccttgatgaatgttgttagcttcggctatatgattgcatctaaataagatgatgtgtgtttctttctcttaagtcatgaaatgtctcttacagaaatttaattatgatcccgttcttgtacctttgccaattttattaacaaaaagggggagaattaatatgtagttcacactacaaatacatatggttttcagatcattgtgtaagggggagtggttttcatgtgaaatggagtattgactagggggggtgatacatatcaccatggtattattgttgaagttgtgatacaattgaactttgacactgtgtaataatactatgacattgtataataatgatcgagacagatgctttctcattgttatagctacggatcttcaacaacggtgaggctaaacttacaacctttggaatcattggagtacttggaaatgacgaagatttcgaggaatgttgaagattagacatgtggaataggagctactaaagtttcattattttttgtatttcatatgtattgatagttttgtcactaaaattgacaaagggggagattgttagagcactgctcggtcgaactcgcatgcgtttctatctcaagcatgtttgtcaatgttagcgatcaaaactataagtcttgatttctagtctcttatagctaagtctcggactaggatagaaagtgtcgttgagctcaaggacttcatggcgattcatcatacaagtagaaggactactcaaggaaccggtggaacttctcgacaaaaaggtatgtggagacttgaacttatctgtcactcaaaagtctatctattctatctcttactctttgagacaaaagtcgtaagctatatatatatagactagattatacacatttggtatttcgagccgagtatacctcgcctatctatatctcgaaatatgtgttgataagcttttcgtttcgaccaagtttatctttacctagtgacgaaagtcatgaatgtttcaataactttgaaaatttctttgacgagaaatggtgtaacaactatataacgtcctctaagaatgtttcaatgattggaatgagagtttagattacataaccaatgtattccttgaaccgaagttctcgaactttgttgatcaagaaaaccggaagtatggcaagtgccaagtccgcgaaatcaatccgcgaactgccgaagttctcgaactcgagaatttctgttggagttgacaaactacttgcgtgagccaattccgggaacccagtccgcgaaccggcgaagttctcatcccaagaatttctgccggagtttgttaACTCTTTCctgtgtcttaagtccgcgaacctagtctgcgaagtTGAGAAGGTtacatatctaaagatgatttctgaacttaatcttaaaagactaaggaatgcatttgcaaaccgtggctattaaagttcatgaaacgattcttgtgaatcaaatcatccttGCTTCAatagtgtcttgtgtagttacataagatttccttgcaattgaacaactctcttaactagttcatttgagtcacttgaactaattatggtgaagaagaacattgttggtatgaaatgctcatatggttaaccttttggtaaactattgttgaaccaacaatgtacacgtttgggtgcggttaacaaaactagaagcgtacagtcatttgtgtataacaagctaagttttcgatataacggttgagaaatactaacttgaatctaaatcaggttttcatctaacggtggatattgattgctttgtaactaaggcaaaaccatgatttgaaagactatataaggggacatatagcaactctgcaaaactaatccccacaccttacatgtgctactagtttgcgtgctagagtcggttctcctttagcctttggttttcttcttttaaaaccaggttaacgacttaaagatttcattgggattgtgaagccaaaccgatactactttaatcgtagttgtgtgatctgatcttgcatcttctatcgtaataatacaatcatattgattggcttgagattgtttgatttctccgataggcaagatataaaagtaatcacaaacaccttcgtctcattgtttgtgattccatgacatcttgtttcgctaccatacgattaagattgttgtgaggtgattgattaatctaggtttttcttcgggaatataagactggattatcaattggttcctgttcaccatgattattatcaaaagacggaacaaaaactttaggttttttttttgtgggagacagattgatcctttgatatacttgtctgtgtgagacatatttttttattgttaaagcatgcgattttgggtcgtagcaactcttagttgtgggtgagatcaactaagggaatcaagtgcgcagtaccctgctgggattagaggcgtagagagtacagttgtaccttggatcagtggaatactgattggggttcaaccacagtccagtccgaagttagcttggagtaggctagtgtctgtagcggcttaacacagtgtgtgttcaatctggactaggttccgcggtttttctgcatttgcggttttctcgctAACAaattggtgtctgtgttatttaaatttccgcattatattgatttatctttataattgaaataatacaggttgtgcgtttataccatcaattagtataatccaacctttggtttttgattgtcattgattgatccttggacattggtctttggtaccgtccaagttattccttgtatttgattagaactcgcatgatctgcttgagtaaatcaaatcaagagagagatataaactcgttgatatacttttaattgattgattcttgttgattctcttgaaagtatattcgagtttgtccatacagattgctaaacgaaatattgggtggtgttggtagacccccgctttttcagtcacCATCTCAAAATGATGTGTGTGCTAGCATCTCAATGCCATCGCTCACCTAGTGATGCTATGAGTCTACCTCAACTTTTAAAGTGATGTCATGAGATTGCATCACCAATATAATCTGAAATTGAGTCATCCACGAGTAACGGCACTAGCTTGCATCATTGATGATTCGTTGCCACTACCTTGCATCATCAGTAAAGTGATTCAAATACCATGTGTAATCACTAGATTGATGCCAATGATTCACATGATCAGTCAGAATTGATTGCAAATCGATAAGAATAACACATATTGCATAATTATCAACATTTACAACTCATATGCGTCAATATTCAACTATTATCGTCATCAATTCTACTATGTTCCTTCATGGTTGTTTATCATTATACGTTGATGCCATGAAGACCTCTAATGACCATGAATGTATAACTACTCAATGCTAGCGCCTGggtcatctacttccaaaggcaTATCAATGTTGATTGATACTATCATGCCATCTAAGTTCTCAAGGCATAAGTAGatacatattttatttggttTACCCATTTTCTACGAATCCCACTAGTCTCATCATATTTATGCTCATCATCTTTGATAGTCACAAGTATTCCAATTCATGGGTCAACTGATTGACAAAGTAAGTCATTTTTGTGAATTCATAATAGTATTATTAATTCTATCATTAATATTATATGAGATATCAAATATGTTATGGGGGTGGGGGGTATTCATTAGGGTTTTGTGGTGGCGGTCTTGAACGTGCGGTGTAGCAACACACACACAACATGAAAGTGACCAGGTGGTGCGAACAGTTGACATAATAAAGGGAGTAAATGGGTGTGTAACTGCCAGTCTTCCCCAATGATACATGCCAACTTTATCACATTCCCCACAGACTCCAATACGCCACTACTCTATAACTTCCACTTCATACGACATCAGTGCATGTGAAAAAATTGTTACTATAAATAGGTTACTCAATCtattaacaaatcaaataaaacttATGAACAAGTCTAAAACCTGATTTTGTAGAAGCCTTATCTCAATATCACACGGAGAATCCTTCacatataaaaatatatacatatcatGTTGCAAAGAACATcacactctgatctcaacacttttttttttctgcttccctccctaagatcaacatATTTCCTCATTTATGATAAAAGCAAGACTCGaatgaccattttttggtttaggtgaGTGTtgtaaaatttgtctttttctttccatAATGTTTGCTTCGCCCCTAAACcgtaggtttcctcgttaaaggAATTTGTGTGTTGCTTTTACTTTTCCACATAATACTTCTTACCTATGTTATTATATAAAAGCAAAGATTATTCATTGTATATCAAACTTATCAATTCAACTTAAGGAAAGGATACACGACAACTAGGATTTGGTATATAGGTTATCGAAAAGTTAAAGACCTTCGTATTAATTAATAATTGGTAACAGTTTATGCGTGATATATGCTTGAACCGATCCACAACCCGGGATTCAAGAAAACATGTCCTTAACTTTTCTTGTTCCTCCTTCTTTTTCCAATACAAATTATCGGAAGTGGGAAGTTACGTGAAATCTTTTTATCATATCTCTAGACTATGAAGTTAATTTAGATAATGATAATGACGAGATATTCATATGAGGCTTCAAGAGGGTACTACAACCCAGTTTGGATCTTTTCTGATTGGGAAAAAGATGATTATAAAAATGCTAAACTAAATCATAAGGTTCTTAATGCCTTTCATGTTAATTTTATCAAAGATATCTTTCATTATATTGCTATTTGTGAAACCTTTAGAAAAGCTTGAAATGTTGTTATAGATGTTTATGAAGatagtactattaagaaggaagCAACACATTAAAATATCTCATGTCATTTGTAACTCTTCGTATGAGACCAAATAATATAGTTGATTATTATCGATAAAGAGTTTATATCGATTAAAAAGTTAATTAAAAGgttatttgttaatttttttctCGTATTTAGGCGATATAACATGTTATTTTGAAAGCTAACGACTTTTCCAAGTTGACCGGATTCAAACTTGTTAGAAGATTGAAGTATTGTGAAGATGAAAGGATGCTACCCGAAAAACAAATAATACTTGATCATGTAGTCATCAAAGAAAACTTGAGATAATGGGTACAAAGCAAACTTCTCGAAAGATTCTCGCAAGACTCATAATTTTGACTCACAAGTTAATATGAATATTGGTATATTGTTGTCTTGCAAAAGGATATGATTTCTTCACATTCTTGATTCTTCTAGTGATGATTCTGAACTTGATAAAGGAAAGTCCATAATAATTTAAGTAATAATTTTGAAATTGATGATGATAAATTCATAAAGATTCGGATGTTGACAAGCTTACCATAGAACATATATGTAAAAGCTAGTGGGAGTGGAAGAGCAAACTTGAAGGAGTAAAGCACcatcaacaaaaaaataataaaaatatgaaaaactaTGTCAAGATCCCAAAAACTTACGAAAAGAAGAAGTGATGATGTTGAACTAATACCAAGTCGTGAAGATGAAGTACGTGAACGACTTAATCGAGAAGAACAACTCAAAAATCAACTAGAGAATTTGAAGAGTACTGAGATGATAGTTTGACAAGAAGATTTACGGGTCCAATATGAACAAGTGATGAATAATTTACTAGTTTTTGCTCTTGTACATATCAAAAGGTGCGAAGAAGAGACTATCAGCTTGAATGAGCACTTAAAAAAGTTTAATAATAACTTGAACAAACTAACATTTATATTAGAAGTAAATAAATGGCATCTTGACGTACAAGAATTGTGTTATACAAGAATAATGCTCCAAGCACTAGCAAAGACATAAGGTTTCTAAGGCTGAAAAATCTTTCTCAATCAAAGGCTTCAAAAGTGATGGTTGTCAAAGTTGTTTATCGACCACCAAAGCCAGCTCATCCATGAAAAGGTAACAAGAAGACAAATTTTAAACATCTTATTTTTAAAGAAAATCCATTGTAGATACATGTGTCGTCTTATGAAAAGAATACTAAGCGTGAATTTGAGAAACAATTATCACTGCTTTTACACAAGGTAAGACAATTTACATGGCTTGGTATAAGAAAGAATTCGCGATATGATGTGTCTTTTTTCTCTCCTCTGGACTTTTAACCAATGAACTTTTTGTTATTTCTACTGTAGTATTGACGAGTCTTATATATCCATTGCAATGTAAAACCGAAATGTATTACTACTTGACATTATATCTCATGTAAAGACACTCCAAGCAGTAAAACTAATAATACCAttaaataacaaaaatataataataCAAATAAATTATATCAATTGCTCTAAATTGTTGACAGAAATCCCttgtttttatttctctttctctcaACCATTTAGAAAGCCATATATCTTGATATTGATAAGTTGTTCAAAAATGAATATAAAGGATAATAAACGgttttaaaattttctttcagaaataaaacaaaataaactagGATCTTGGAACGAATGGAAAATCTAATggtaaataataaaaaacaaaataaaataaaattagaatATAATCCTCCCTCTCATTATTAGTTATTAATTCCAAAAAAACATTATCAATTTTAGTCCACTTGCAAACCATATCATAGTTAGAAGTTAACCATGGTTAAATAAGTTTTAACTCAAGTTAgaaatagaaaaaagaagaagggaaAAGTACTTTAAAAACCaaactaccaaaaaaaaaatcccaaaattccttttagtattttcagTTTCAAAAGAAAAACTTAGGTTTTAGAAGGAGTTTTTCACAAAACCCAAACAAAAATAGGGTCTTGTTTTAAGGAACAACTCTTTATCAGATTTGGGTGGgaaacaaaacatcaaaattcagCGCGGTTAAATGTTGATTATGATGGAGCTATGTTGATGTCGGAATTTAAATTCTTCATACCCTTATACAAATTAGGGTTCGATTTAGGGTGACTTAATTGGTAAGATTTCTTGTTCATTTTACTTTTTACTTGTGTACTGTAGAACGAGAtcaattttttttagggtttcagttGATTTTGAATGTGAATCGTTAGAAATTCTTACATGCTTGAAATCTCAGATCTGTTTATTGTTTTTTGCTGTTTTGTTAGTGATTCATGAGCTGTTTGGTGGTTAAAGTTATGGTTTGGAGGTTTGAGTACAGTTTGGATCTAAGATATGAGTGTCAAGCAAAAATTAGTATAGATTGATGTCACCGTGTTAGGTTGAGAAATGGTTGCGTGAAATTTTGTTGCGAAATTGAGTAAAAAGGTATTTATTTAGGTTAAATTATGGGCGTCTTTAGCTTGTCCATTACTCCATGAATTTGATTCCTATTTATATGTTTTGCTGTTTGTTtgtttgctttgttagtccgcggAAAGCTTAAGCACTCTTTTCTGTGAGCACATTATGCTTCAATTTTGTTGTAATTGTGGTTTGGATCTTAGGTTTCATTTCTGTACATTTCTGTAGATTCACTTGCTGGGAAATAGGGTTAGTATGGTTGTCGTAGTGAGTTCAGTGATAGTCTGATTTCTCTAATTGTTTTTGTTTCTGTTTGAATCAAGGTCTTGTTGACTGAAGTTGAAATTGGCGCGTTCAAATAGTGGAATGATCTTAACTGCAGAGTTGGATATTGGTGAGTTAAATACTGTTTGATTCCGTGGTGATTGAATAACTGAGAGGCAGAAGTAGAAGGGAGGAGGAAGGAAATGGAGTGTAATAGAGATGAAGCAGCACGAGCGAAACAAATCGCTGAGAAGAAGTTTAGTGCAAAGGACATTGCTGGTGCCAAAAAATTTGCTACGAAAGCTCAAAACTTGTATCCAGGACTTGAAGGCATCTCCCATATGTTGTCAACATTTGATGTGTATCTCTCAGCAGAGAACAAGGTGTATGGGGAAGCCGATTGGTATGGTATTCTTGGTGTGAGTCCGTATTCAGATGAAGAAACAGTGAAAAAACAATACAGGAAATTAGCTCTGTTGCTTCACCCAGACAAGAACAAATCAGTAGGGGCAGATGGGGCATTTAAGCTCATTTCAGAGGCATGGAGTTTGTTGTCTGATAAGACGAAAAGAGCAGCTTATGATCAGAAGAGGTTTCCGCCGAGAACATCTCATCATAAAGTTCCAACCACTACTAGGGGTTCATCGTTCACAGCTGCGAATGGCTTTACGGACAATAAATCTTCGGAAGTAAGATCACATAAGAGTACAACTCATGCCGGTCCCACAACTGTTCCTGCTCCTGCTCCTCTTCGACCATCAAAACCCAATACATTTTGGACTTCTTGCAATCGCTGCAAGATGCAGTATGAATATCTACGGGTTTATCTGAATCATAACCTATTGTGTCCCAATTGCCATGAACCCTTTTTGGCAATAGAAGCACCAAATCCTCCCACTAATGGTTCAAATTCATCCACCTCTTGGTCCTTCTCCCAGCAGCATCAAAAACAGAATAATCAGACGGATATTCACTTTGGTCCAGCAGCTGATATTGGTACAGCTGCGAATATGGCTCAGCAAGCCTATGAGAAATTAAAGAGAGAACGTGATGAGGCTCAAGCAGCAGCTGTCAGAAGACAAGAAGCCCTCGGGAAGAAGAAAACTGTTTCCAAGAGACCAGTAAGCGGATCTGGTCAAGACCTCCAGGGGGGAAAAcctgcaaagaaaacaaaaatcatagATGGTGGGAATTATTATGGAGGGAATATGGCTGATCAAGTGGCCTTTGGAAGTGGTGGTGGGAATTATAATACTTCAGGATTTCAACCAGGCTGTTCTACATCAGGATGGCCCAATGGGTTTTATTATACCAGTAAACCTAATAGTACGAAAGATTTGACACAGTTGGAACTTCGAAATATGTTGGTAGAAAAAAGCAAGAGAGAAATTCGCAAGAAGTTAAGTGAATGGAGCTTGAGCTCTGCGAACAAGGCCCAGGAGACGGGAGGAAAGAAAGAGGAAGAGAAACAGAAACAAAAACAACCATTTCCAGTGCATGGTGATACACTTGATGAGAAGAAATCAGTTGAGTTGGATACTAAGAAAGCAGTTCAGGATATGAAGGTCACACGTGATGCATCCTCTGTAGATACAGAAGGTAAAACCCATGAATCCTTAGTTATCAGTGTCCCTGATCCAGATTTTCATGATTTTGACAAGGATAGATCCGAAAAATCATTTGGGGAGAACCAGG
This genomic stretch from Papaver somniferum cultivar HN1 chromosome 5, ASM357369v1, whole genome shotgun sequence harbors:
- the LOC113281460 gene encoding uncharacterized protein LOC113281460 codes for the protein MECNRDEAARAKQIAEKKFSAKDIAGAKKFATKAQNLYPGLEGISHMLSTFDVYLSAENKVYGEADWYGILGVSPYSDEETVKKQYRKLALLLHPDKNKSVGADGAFKLISEAWSLLSDKTKRAAYDQKRFPPRTSHHKVPTTTRGSSFTAANGFTDNKSSEVRSHKSTTHAGPTTVPAPAPLRPSKPNTFWTSCNRCKMQYEYLRVYLNHNLLCPNCHEPFLAIEAPNPPTNGSNSSTSWSFSQQHQKQNNQTDIHFGPAADIGTAANMAQQAYEKLKRERDEAQAAAVRRQEALGKKKTVSKRPVSGSGQDLQGGKPAKKTKIIDGGNYYGGNMADQVAFGSGGGNYNTSGFQPGCSTSGWPNGFYYTSKPNSTKDLTQLELRNMLVEKSKREIRKKLSEWSLSSANKAQETGGKKEEEKQKQKQPFPVHGDTLDEKKSVELDTKKAVQDMKVTRDASSVDTEGKTHESLVISVPDPDFHDFDKDRSEKSFGENQVWAAYDNDDGMPRYYAMVQKVISRSPFKMRMSWLNGKSCSELGPIDWVGLGFSKTCGDFRVGRYELNKSVNFFSHRVTWTKGVRGAVRIVPRKGDIWALYCNWSSDWDGSTPEEVIHKYEMVEVLDDFDEEQGITVTPLVKVAGFKTVFHRHLDPGEARRIPREEMFRFSHQVPSYMLTGEEAQNAPKGCHELDPAATPVELLQVMTEAKKEENAIYAEVDIRVETEKEVKIAESRTKPGSRKENVAESPEGKPT